In one Mailhella massiliensis genomic region, the following are encoded:
- the tnpA gene encoding IS200/IS605 family transposase, translating to MAQKANSLAHTKWLCKYHIVFTPKYRRKAIYNQYRKDLGEILRQLCRWKGVEIIEGHLMPDHVHMLVSIPPKISVSSFMGYLKGKSSLMMFDRHANLKYKFGNRKFWAEGYYVSTVGLNEATIAKYIREQEAADIALDRLSVKEYEDPFGRG from the coding sequence ATGGCGCAGAAGGCCAACAGCCTCGCGCACACGAAGTGGCTCTGCAAGTACCACATCGTGTTCACACCGAAGTATAGAAGGAAGGCGATATACAACCAATACCGCAAGGACCTCGGGGAGATCCTCAGGCAGCTCTGCCGCTGGAAGGGGGTGGAGATCATAGAGGGGCACCTGATGCCGGACCACGTGCACATGCTGGTCAGCATCCCGCCCAAGATCAGCGTGTCGAGCTTCATGGGCTACCTGAAGGGGAAGAGCTCGCTGATGATGTTCGACCGGCACGCGAACCTCAAGTACAAGTTCGGGAACAGGAAGTTCTGGGCGGAGGGCTACTACGTGTCCACCGTCGGCCTGAACGAGGCCACGATCGCCAAGTACATCAGGGAGCAGGAGGCCGCCGACATCGCGCTGGACAGGCTGAGCGTGAAGGAGTACGAGGACCCGTTCGGTAGGGG